The sequence GAATCTGCGCCCTGCAAGGGAAGCGAGTTTGCGGCACTCCCCCTGACTGGCTACCGTTTTTGGGAACCCGAAGGGCAGCAGTCTCGCGGTCGCCTTTTTCTTGGTTACTTCTTTTTGGCGAAGCAAAAAGAAGGGACCGGCTGCCGGGCCGCCCCCGGCTTGGTCATGACGGAGCACAGACCGTTTCATCAACCGCTAGCGGTGCATTCGGTGCAATGCCCTTTGGTTATTGCACCCTACGTTACCTGGCGATGGCGAGTAATAACCGACCAAGCAACCGCACCGCGAGAACACAAAAAAAGAGCAACTCCGAACAAGCACGACCAACACCAGGCACAGCAAAACAGCAAGCACCGCATTTATCCGGACACATCAACTTATTCACACCAAAGGAATTCACCATGCCCATGCACCACCTAGCCGCCCTCGACCGATTGCTCTCCGAGCAGCGCACCGTCCTGCACGAAAAATGGGTCGCCGAAATTCTCACCAGCTGGTCGTCACTGCTGCCCAACACCTTCAACGTCGGCGAGATGCGCCAGCACACCGCGCACCTGCTCGAAGAAATCGCCAAGATCTTTGCGGCCTATCCCGAATCCGGCCTGTGGGAGTTCGGCGAAACCCATCCGCTGGTGCGTGCCATGAGCGAGTTCAGCGCCAGTCGCGCCATCTCCGGCTTCACGCCGACCGAAACCGCGCAATACGTGATGTGCCTCAAAAGCGTGCTGACACTGGCCCTGATCCATGAACTGATGAGCTCGCCGGTCGAGATGAAGGTCAATCTGGCCGCGGTCGAAGACGTCATCGGCCGCCTCACGCTGGTGACTTTCTCGGCCTTCGTCGAAACCCGCGAGCGCGTGATCCTGCAGCAAAGCGCCTCGCTGGTCGAACTCTCGACGCCGGTGATCCGGCTCTGGGACCATGTGCTACTGCTGCCGCTGGTGGGCGTCATCGATACCGCGCGCGCGCGCAAGTTCACCGAAAACCTGCTCGAAGCGATCACCCGCTACGAAGCCAGCGTCACCGTCATCGACGTCACCGGCGTACCGGTCTTCGATATTTCGGTCGCGCGTCACCTGATGAAAACGGTGGACGCAGCCCAGCTGCTCGGCACCCGCGTCGTGATGACCGGACTCAATCCCGAGGGCGCGCTGACCCTGACCAAACTGGGCATCAGCCTGCCCAACATGATCACCCGCGCGACGCTGCGTTCCGGTGTGGCCGAGGCGCTCTCGCTGATCAACCGGCGCATCGTGCCGGTGGCATCGAGCCGCGCATGAAGATCGCGATCCCGCGTCTCGGACGCATCCTGCTGGTGGCGATCCAGCAGGATCTCAGTGATGACGAAGCGTTGGCGTTCCAGTCGAACCTGCTCGGCACGATCGCCGAAATCGAAGCGCTCGGTGTGGTCGTCGATATCTCGGCGCTCGATGTGGTCGACTCGTTCATGGCGCGTGTCATCAACGACACTGCCAACATGGCACGGCTGCTCGGTGCCGAAGTCATCGTTTGCGGCATCCAGCCTTTCGTCGCCTTCACGCTGGTTGAAATGGGACGCGGCCTGCTCAGTGCCGACTGCACGTTCAACCTCGAACAGGGACTGAAAACCCTGCAATCACGGATCGCCTCGCGCGGCGATTACAGCCTGCCGGATGAACACGATGACCTCATTATCTGAACCCGATGCAGTCGTCGATATCTGCACCACGGCCGACATCGTGGTGGCCCGCCGGCTCACGCGCCAGCTTGCGGCCTGCCTCGATTTCGGCAGTGCCGACCAGACCCGGCTGGCCACCGCCGTGTCCGAACTGACGCGCAACGTGATCGAATATGCGGGCCGCGGTACATGCCATATCTCGGACGCGTCCGATGCCGGCTTTAACAGCATCATGGTCGTCGTCGAGGACCACGGGCCGGGTATTGCCAACGTGGCGCAAGCCATGCAGGACGGCTACAGCACCAGCGGCAGCCTCGGTGCCGGACTGCCGGGAACGCGCCGTCTGGTCGACAGCTTCATGATCGAATCCCGGCCCGGCCTGACCCGCGTGACCATCAGCATGTCGATGCGCAAGGACCGGCCGTGATGACCGGCACCGGATCGATCCGCATTGCAATCGACTCCGATGTCGCTACCGCCTGCCGCGCCGCGCGCTTGGCGGCCGAACAGAGCGGCTTCGATCGCAAGCGCAGCTATCAGATCGCGACGGCGGCATCGGAACTGGCACGCAACGTACTGGTTCACGGCGGCGGCGGCACGGTCACGGTCAGCACGCCGGGCCATCGCAACGGCATCGAACTGCTGGCCATCGACCATGGTCCCGGCATCGCCGATCTGGCGCTGGCGATGCAGGAGGGTTTTAGCACCACGGGTAGCCTCGGTGGCGGGTTACCCGGTGTCGAACGCCTGATGGATGAAGTCGTCATCGAGACCGCTGTAGGACTCGGTACCACGATACGGGCCTCCAAATGGCTATGACCTTCGGCTATGCGCAACAGGCCTGCCGGGGCGATCCGGTGTGTGGCGATATCGGCACCTGGTGGGAAGGTCCGCACCGGTATGTGCTGGCACTGGCCGACGGGCTCGGCCACGGTGCGCCGGCGCATCGTGCCGCCAGCGCAGCGATGCAGTGCATTGCCGAACACCTCGATGCCAGTTGCGCCGTGATGTTTGCGGCGTGCAATGAACGCCTGCTCGATACCCGTGGTGCGGTGCTGGCCATCGCCATCATCGACCGCGATAGCAACCTGCTGACGCTGGGCGTCATCGGCAATATCGGGGTACGGGTGTTCGGCATCAACAGCGCAGTGCGGCTTGGCGCAGGACGCGGCTTTGTCGGTGCCGGCTATGCGCTGCCGGCACCGGACCAGTTACGTCTCGACGATGGCGACCGGCTCATCATGGTCACTGACGGCATCGACGAATCAGACGGCATGCGAACCTGCATGGAACGCAGTGACGAAAGCTCGCAGCAGCTGGCTGACGATGTCTTGCAGGGCTGGGGCAACCAGGATGACGATGCGGCAGTGCTGGTGTACCAGCATCGCCATACAGGGAGTGGGCGATGAGCGACATGCATGATATTTACTATGCGCTGCTGTACAAATCGGTCTTCAACGAAGATCCGGAGGAGGCACTGGTGGCAGCGGCTGACTTTGGCCGTGACCTGATGAAGCACGGCATCCCGCCGGAAGGAGTAATCGAAATCCACCAGAAAGCCGTCTTGCGATTGGCCGGCGCGTATCCGGAACTGACGCTGCAACAGGTCGCCGCGCCGCTGATGGCACCGCTGATGGAAGCATCGATGGCGTTCAGCTTTGCCTTTCGCAAGCAGCGTGAAACCCGCGACGTGCTGGAGATGCAGCTGGCCCGCGCCGGCCGGCTCGAGGCGATCGGCACGATGGCCGCCGGTATCGCGCACGACTTCAACACCATCATCGGGATCGTCAATGGCTACGCTGAATTGCTGATCGAGGACTATCCGGATACCAGCAATACGATGGAATACACGCAGCAGATCGTCACCGCCAGCCTGCGCGCACGCGACCTGGTCGTGCGCATGCTGGCGTTTGCGCGCCAGACACCGATCGCGCCATGCAGCGTCGATGCGGTGGCACTGGTGCGTAACGTCCTGAAGATGATCCGCATGACCCTGCCGCCGGCGATCAACGTGACCTTCCGGCCCGAGATGGAAACCGCCTACACGGTGGCCGATCCGCTGCAGGTCGAACAGGTAGTCATGAACCTGTGCATGAACGCCGCCGACGCCATGGAGGGTTCCGGCAACCTCGAACTGCAGATCGCGCCGGCACCGCCTGTGCTGCACGTCGACGGCTCGCTGATCCCGCGCTTTGCCCTGATCGTCGATGACAATGGTTGCGGCATGTCGGCCGATGTGCAGCAGCGTGCGCTCGATCCGTTCTACACAACCAAAGCGCCGGGTAAAGGCAGCGGGCTGGGCCTGTCGGTGGTGTACGGCATCATCAGCGATCTCGGTGGACAGCTCGATATTCATAGCGAAGTCGGCATGGGCAGCAGCTTCCGGATTTACCTGCGGCTGGCCGGCCGGACGCCGCCGGAGCCGACGACAAGCGCTTTACCCGAGATTCACTAACCAACCACTGCAAAGGAACTCCGCCATGGCACATATCCTGGTCGTCGAAGACGATATCCAGTTCCGGCAAATGCTGGTTCACATGCTGCAAAAAGATCAGCACAAGATCACGATGGCCTCGGACGGCATGGAAGCGATGCAATTACTCAGGAACCTGGAACCGGATCTGATCCTGACCGATATCCTGATGCCGCACATGGACGGCGTCGAAATCATTCTGGCCTTATCGCAGCAGAGCAATACCATCCCGATCATCGCGATGTCGGGCGGCAGGCGTGCGATCAGCTCGGATTTCAATCTCGAGTCGGCCTCGCTGCTGGGGGTCAAGGCGGTGCTGGCGAAACCGTTTTCGCATGCCGATCTGCGTCGCGTGATCGGCGAGATGCTGGCATGAGCGCGCGGCCGGGCCCGTGTGTCATTGCGGTCTGCAACCGCAAAGGCGGTGCCGGCAAGACCACCACCGCCGTCAACCTCGCCGCGGAACTGGCGGCGCTGGGCCAACGCGTGTTGCTGGTCGACCTGGATTCGCAAGGACATTGTGCGGTCGGACTGGGCCTCAAGGTGACGCCGGGCAGCGCCACAGTGCATGCGCTGTTTGGTACAGCCGGTGCCGGCATCCGGCTCATGGATGTGGTGCAAGCCAGTGCGATCGAGCGGCTCTGGCTGGCACCGGCCGACCAGCTGTTCGAACACGGTAGCGGTGCGCGCGATCCGATGCTGCTCGCGCAAGCGCTGACCGATCACGCGCTGACCAGCCACTTCGATCTGGTGATCCTCGACACGCCGCCATCGCTCGATATCCTGCTGCTCAATGCGCTCTCGGCCGCGCACTGGGTACTGGTGCCGTATATCCCGCATCCGCTGTCGTTCGAAGGCGTGCGGCAACTGATGCGCATCCTGTTCAAGGTCATGTCAGTCCAGAATCCGGGACTGAAAATTCTGGGCTTTCTGCCGATGACGGCGGCCGAACATATCCGCCAGCATCGCAGCATCAGCGTTGATGTCTCACGCCAGTTCGGTGCGCACCGGGTGCTGGGCGGTATCCGCAACGACATCAAGCTGGCTGAATCCTTCGCCGCCGGCAAACCGGTGCGCTATTACGCGCCCGGCAGCCGCGGCGCGCAGGATTTTGCAGCACTGGCGGCCAGCTTGCTGCCCACACTGGCGGGTAGCGATACCGTTGCCAGGATGACTACTTGAAATCCTGATTCTGTCATTTTTACCGTATTAAAACGCCACTAACACTCCGATCCGGCAACCAACAAAGTCGCACTACCTGGTGCAAATACCGCACGCTCATTCGAGAGATCACGATCCGGCCACGAATGCTCCGGATCGCTGACACAAAATGTTCTTTATTCAAAATGTTTAAATTGGTTAAAATGGCTTCTTTTAAACAATTAAAGGACGGCATATGCCTGCTGCTGAAATTTGTACCACCCAGAATGCCGCGCGAATCCTCGGCATTTCGGTGACCTCGGTACAGCAACTGGTGGAAGCCGGCGTCATTGAAGCCTGGAAGACCAAAGGCGGCCATCGCCGCATTCCACTGGCGGCTATCCAGGCTTACAAAGTTGCCCAAACCACGGTGTCCGAGCACGGCAGCGCGCGTGCCATGCCGGGCCGCAAACCGGCCATCCTGGTGATCGAGGACAACCTGATGCAGCGCGAGATTTACCAGAAACAGATCCAGTCATGGGACCTCGACGCGACACTGACTTTTTGCGAAAACGGCTACCAGGCGCTGATCGAAATCGCCCGCAACAAGCCTAATGTCCTGCTGGCCGACATCATGATGGATGGCATCGACGGCTATGAAGTCGTCACCACGATCCTGGGCTATCCCGATCTGTCGGACATGCATATCGCGATCCTGTCTAGCCTGACCAGAGAAGAACTGGGCGAGCGTGGCGGCATCCCGAACGGCGTCGTGTACTTCGGCAAGCCGGTCAACTATGACGAACTGCGCGGCTATCTGCGCGCCTGCTGCGCCCAGCAACATCGCAACTTATCGATTGCTTCCTGACCCCACACGGCGCCACACCATCATGCTGAAAAAAATCGATGCCCGCATCCTGCTGTGCGTATTTGCCGCCGTGCTGGTGGCCGGACTCTGGACAATAACGCTGCTGCAGTTGCGCACAACCCGGCAAGTCATCATCGACAACACGCAGCGCGACGTGCGTAGTCTGGCGCGACTGTTCAACGAACACGCCAACCGCACCGTCGAGTCGGCCGACCAGGCCGTGACGTATCTGCGTTTCCGGTACAACACGCTGGGTACCGGGCTCGATATTGCGCAGGACTTGAAGGTTGGCCTCAACCCGGACAGCATCTACAACCTGTTTTCCATCGTCGATGAACACGGCGATGTGGTGCTGTCGAGCCAGCCGTTCAAGCCAATCAACCTGTCCGATCGCGAGCATGTGAAAGTACATGCCGGTGCCGACAGCGGCGAACTATTCATCAGCCGCCCGGTACTCGGCCGGGTCTCGAAAAAATGGTCGATCCAGATGACCCGCCGTATCAATTACCCGGATGGCCGCTTCAAGGGTGTCGTCGTGGTGTCAATGGATCCGCAATACTTCATCCGCTTGTATAACGACATCGATGTCGGCAAATACGACGTGATCACGCTGGTCGGCACCGACGGCGTGGTCCGCGTGCGCCGGGTCGGCGACCAGGTTTCGATGGGCATGGATGTGTCGGCGAGTCCGTTCTTCCAGCTCATGCAAAAAACCGGCCGCGGCGTGACCACGGCGGTCAGCACAATCGATGGTCGCGAGCGCATCCAGGCCTACGAAACGCTGCAGCACTATCCACTGGTGGTCACGGTGGGAGCCGATATCGAGGAACGGCTGGCACCGTATTACGTCGACCGCAACCAGTCCCTGCTCATCGCTGCCGTGATCAGTGCGGTGATCGCCTTGTTCACGGCCAGCATCATCATTCTGGTCGGCCGGCTGATGGCCAGCCGCGAAAAAGCCATCGCGGCCAGCCTGGCCAAGTCGCGCTTCCTGTCGAACATGTCGCACGAGTTGCGCACGCCGCTCAACGGTATCCTGGGCTTTTCGGAGGTGATGGTCGAGGAGCTCGGCAGCCAATCCCTGCATGGCGGCTTCGCGCAAGCGATTCATGGCAGCGGCGTGCGTTTGCTGGCGCTGGTCGATGCAACGCTGGAATTGAGTGCGCTCGAATCCGGCACCATCGTGCTGGCACCGCAACCCGAAAACCTGGCACTGCTGTTGCAGCACGCCACCGCGCCCTACCTGGCAGCGGCTGCCGCCAAGCAGCTTGCGCTGGACATCGAGATCGATCCGGCCACGCCTGCCACGCTGGTGTGCGACCGGGTCCGCTTGCTGATGGTGCTCGACAAACTGCTCGACAATGCGATGCGCCACACCGATGCCGGCACCATCCTTGTCAGCGCCCGCCCGGGCGGGACCGGTCTCGAGCTGACCGTGCGTGATTCCGGTTGCGGCGTGCCGGCGCACTTGCAGGAGCAGATTTTCGAACGTTTTTCGCAAGCCGACGATTCGGCAGCACGCAGCAGCGAAGGTGCCGGACTGGGATTGGCGATCGCCCGGCATCTGGTCGAACTGATGGATGGAGAACTCACGCTGAAATCTTTTTCCGGACAAGGTGCGCAATTTTCAGTTACTCTTCGGCAACATTAACGGTAGTCATTATTTAGCGACAAAAGGTAAGCCGATGTCAGAACACTCCTATTGCGTCATCGATCCGCACTTCCTGCTACAGACCGCCGGTGCCGACATCGAGCTCTTCCGCGAACTGTCGGCGATGTTCGTGACACTGGCCGGTCCGGTCCATGCACGGCTGGCACTGGCCATGCAAAACGGCGACACCAAGGCAACGCATTTTGAGAGCCATTCGCTCAAAGGCAGCACGGCACTGGTCGGTGCACGGGAACTGAGTACCCTGCTCGGCGAGATCGAAGCCCATGCACGCCGGGAACGCAATGATTTGATCTTGCCCTGCCTGCCGGAATTGAACCGTCTGTTTGCGCTGGTGGTGGAAGAGGTCAACTTCAGCCTTGACCACTTCGACGGCCGGCCCGGTGCCGGTGTGATGCCGGACGCGCCGTAATGACGCAATCCCTGACACCCCGTAAAAGTTCGTCGGCAAGACATGCCACGGCCATCATCGGCAGCCTGCTGATCATCCTGCTGGTGGCGGCTACCGTGGCATCAAGCTGGGTGCTGCGTGATCGCGCCATCGAAGACTGGCGTCGGGACCTTGGCAACCTGTCCCTGGTGATGGCAGAAAATACCTCGCAAACTATGGCCTCTGCTTACCTGGTGCTCGACAGCATCGGCGAACTGGTCGAGAACACCAGCATCAGCAACCAGGCGGAGCTGATCAAGACTTTCCACAACGCGGCCACCTATCAAATGATGCGTGACAAGGTCAGCGGCTTGCCGCAGATCGACGTGGTCACCATCGTCGGCGCGAACGGTGACGTGATCAACTTCACCCGGGCTTTTCCGGCACCGGCGATCAATCTGGCCAACCGGGATTATTTTGCCCATCATCGCGACAATGTCGACCCGGCCGTTTTCCTCAGCACGCCCGTCAAGAACAAGGGCAATGGCAAATGGACGTTCTACATCAGCCGTCGCGTCAACAGTAACGAGGGCCAATTCCTTGGCATGGTGCGGGTGGGTATTTCGTGTGATTTTTTTGCGGATTTTTTCAAGAACGTGAGCCTGGGCGAAGAAGCGTCGGTGTCGCTGCTGCGACGCGACTACACCTTGCTGGCACGCTGGCCGGATGCCGACAAGCTGATGGGCAATCGCAATCTGCTGGGTGCGACCCATACGGTACTTGAAGCCGGCAAGACCCACGATGTCATCCTCACGAACGCGCCGCGGCCGATTGACGGCATGCAGCAAACGCCGCGCATGGGTGCGGTGCGACTGGTGCGCGGCTATCCGCTGGCCGTCAACATCACCATTACCGAAGACCTGTACCTGAGCAGCTGGCGCAGCACGGTGCGCCTGCTGGGTGGCATCGGCCTGGTCAGTCTGCTGGCGCTGTGCGGAGCCTTCATCCTGATGGCGATCATCCTGAAGCGGCGCGAACTGGACGCCGAGCAGGCCCTCACGCTGAAACGCGAGGCCGAGGAAGCCAATACCGCCAAGTCCAGCTTCCTGGCGATGATGAGCCATGAAATCCGCACGCCGATGAACGGCATACTCGGCATGGCGGAACTGATGCTCGACACGCCGCTCGATGCCAGCCAGCGCACGTATGCCGGTAATGTCTACAACGGCGCGCACCACCTGATGCGGATCATCAACGAGATTCTGGATTTTTCAAAAGTCGAGTCGGGCCACATGGAAATCGACCTGACCACGTTTGATCCGACCCGCCTGATTGGCGAAGTGATCGGCCTGCATCGCAACGGCGCAACGGCCAAACAGCTGCAGATCAGGACCGAGATCGCACCGGCAGCCGCGCTGCTGGTCAGTGCCGACGCCAGCCGGATCCGTCAGGTGCTGGGCAACCTGATCAACAATGCGATCAAGTTCACGCCAGCCGGAGCGATCACGGTGCGCTTCGTGGGTCTGCCCGATCCCGCCGATGCGACCCTGGTGCAACTCGAGTACAGCGTCACCGACAGCGGGATCGGCATCAGCGCCGAGGCGCAGCAACGCTTGTTCGAACCCTTCGTCCAGGCCGACAATACGATCAGCCGCAAGTATGGTGGCACCGGCCTGGGCCTGGCCATTTGCAAGCGACTGGTTGAACTGATGCGCGGCGACATCCGCTGCGAAAGCGATATCGGTGCCGGCACGCGGTTTTCATTTCGCATCCCGGCCAGGGTCATTGAGCAACCGGTGATCATCACGTCGCCGCCGGTGCCCGTCACCGCGGCGGTGCCATCGCAGGAGAACAGCGTGCAGGCATTACGCGTACTGGTAGTTGAAGACACTGAAATGAACCGGCAGCTGGTACGCATACTGCTCGGCAAGCGCGGCTGCATTGTTGAAGAAGCCGTTAATGGTCAGCTCGCGCTGGAAGCGCTGGCCATGAAGCAGTACGACCTGGTCCTGATGGATTGCATGATGCCGGTGATGGATGGCTACGAAGCCACCCGGCGCCTGCGCGAGCGCGAAGCCGCGAATGGCGCTGCGCGCATGCCCGTCATTGCGCTGACCGCCAGCGCCATCGAAGGCGATCGGGAGCGCTGCCTCGACGCCGGCATGGATGACTATCTGGCCAAGCCGTTCTCTGCGGCGCAGCTCACTACGATCATCGAAAAATGGCGCAAGGCCGGTTAAGCGGTGGCAGGAACGGCCCTGCGTGGCCTCAACTGTAGCGGCGTGAAATCAGTTCGGCCACACAGACCGGCTTGTCATTGCCCTCACGTTCGACCGTGATCTGCCAGACGACCTGCGCACCGCCGGCGATATCCTCGACACCCAGCACGCTGATGCGTCCGCGCAAGCGGCTGCCCACCAGCACCGGTGCCATGAAGCGCACCTTGTTGAGTCCGTAATTGACGGCCATTTTTACGTCGCTCATCGTGACCGCGCTTTCCATCAGCGACGGTAACAGCGACAGTGTCAGGAAGCCGTGCGCGACGGTGCCGCCGAACGGCGACTCGGCGCGGCTGCGCTCGACATCGGTGTGTATCCATTGCTGGTCGCCGGTGGCGTCGGCGAATTGCTGCACGCGCTCCTGACTGATGCTGGTCCAGTCCGAGACGGCGATTTCCTGGCCGGTCAGGGTCTTCAGTTCGGCGAGTGAGGCGATGATGCGCATGGCATTCCTTCTACAAAATCAGACAGGTGATCGACGCAAAAACAAGCCACGCCCCTTGATGGTGACGGCCAGTTCGCCGTGCTGGTTGTGCGCTTCCCAGAGCGTGTTGATGACACCGCGGTCGGGCTTGCTTTTTGATGGCACGACATCGAGCACGGTGCTGGTGACGCGCAGCACATCACCCGGACGCACCGGCTTGAGCCAGCGCACTTCATCGATGCCGGGCGAACCCATGCTGGTCGAATCGCGCAGGTAATTGTCGACCACCAGCCGCATCATCATGCTGCAGGTGTGCCAGCCACTGGCGATGACGCCGCCGAAGATGGAGTTGGCGGCGGCGGCGGGGTCAACATGGAAAGGCTGGGGGTCGTAGCGGGTCGCGAAGTCATGGACTTCAGCGGCGTCGACGGTGATGCTGCCGACTTCAAAGCAGTGACCGGCTTCGAAGTCTTCGAAACACCAGGTGGGTTGGGACATGGGGGATCCTTTGTGTGGATGACCGGCTTGGATGCTTGCCGGTTCGGTGCTTCGTGGAGGGTTCCGGTGCAATGTTATTGCACCCTACAGGGAATGGTGGGTGCAATAACCGGAGAGCATTGCACCGGACAACCTGCAACTACCTCACGCTGCTTGCCGAAACCCCGGCTGTGCGACAAACCTGGCCAGATGATGGTCAGTGTCACCCAGCGTCAGCTCGATGATGGTCAATCGCTTGAAGTGATGCGCGGCCGGCAGTTCGTTGGTGACGCCCATGCCGCCGTGCAGCTGGACTGCTTGCTGGCCGACGTATTTCATGGCCTGGCCGATGCGGGCCTTGGCGGCCGACACCGTGCGACGCCGTTCGGCCGGATCGGTCGCAGTGACCTTGACCGCTGCCAGCGTGGCCATAGAACGGGCCTGCTCCAGATGCATGAACATGTCGGCCATCCGGTGCTGCAGCGCCTGGAATTTACCGATCGGTACACCGAACTGCTGGCGGGTCTTCAGGTATTCCAGCGTGGCATTGTTGAGCGATTCCATCACGCCCACCGCTTCGGCACATAACAACGCGATACCGTAGTCGGTCGCCGCATCAAGAATGTCCCAGCCTTCGCCGGCCGTGCCAAGCAATGCGCTGGCAGGCACTTTCACATCGGTGAAGGTGACGTCCGCCGCGCGCTGGCAATCAATGGTGCGGTAGTCGCGCACCGCGATGCCGTCCGTGGTCGCCGGCAGCACGAACAATGAAATCCCGGCCGTATCGCGCCGCGTACCAGCACTGCGTGCCGACACCACCAGCATGCCGGCCTGCGCGCCATGAATCACGACCGTCTTGGTGCCGTTGAGGACAAAGCCGTCACCGTGCGGCGTTGCCGTCGTGGCGATGTCGAACAGATCGTAGCGCGCCTGCTTTTCGCCCAGCGCGCACGCCAGTTTCAATGCACCGCTGGCGACCTGTTCGAGCAGGCTGTCGTGACCGCCGGCCAGCTTCAGGAATTGCGCTCCCAGCATCGTCGACCAGTACGGCTCGATCACCAGGCCGCGGCCGATTTCATGCATCACCACTTGCATGTCGATGGCCGAACCATTGAAACCGCCCTGCTCTTCGGCCACCGGCAACGCGGTCATGCCCAGTTCGGTCAGCGTGGTCCAGGCGATGTCGGACGTGCCGCTGTCGGACAGGACGATCTTCTTGCGCTGGTCGAACGTGTAGTCCTTGTCGACCCAGCGGCGCAGGGCATCGGAAAATTGCTGCTGTTCTTGCGTAAAGGTAAAGTCCATGTCGTCCTCACAGTCCCAGAATCATTTGGGTGATGATGTTTTTTTGAATTTCATTCGAGCCGCCGTAGATCGAGGTCTTGCGGTAATTGAAGTAGTACGACGCCAGCGGTGCGGCATCATCATCTTCGGCCAGGCTGTGCTCGCTGCTGCCGTGCAGGAAGTCGGGGTCAAACGGCAAGCCGTACGGACCGACCGCTTCGAGCATCAGCTCGGTCAGCGCTTGCTGGACTTCGGTGCCCTTGATCTTCAGCATCGAGGCTTCCGGGCCGGGTCCGCGTTTGGCGTTGTCCAGCGAAATCACGCGCAGCACCGTCACTTCCAGTGCCATCAATTCGATTTCGAGCGAGGCCACTTTGGCCGCAAACACCGCATCATCGAGCAGCGGCGCACCGTTTTTCTGCTGGTCCAGCGCGATGCGCTTTAGAAATTCCATTTCACGCTTGGCACGGCCGACCGCAGCGATGTTGGTGCGCTCGTGACCCAGCAAATACTTGGCGTAGGTCCAGCCCTTGTTCTCTTCGCCGATCAGGTTTTGCACCGGGACCGAGACGTTATCAAAGAACACTTCGTTCACTTCGTGGTCTTCGTCGAGCATGATGATAGGCCGCACCGTGATGCCGGGCGACTTCATGTCGATCAGCAGGAATGAA comes from Actimicrobium sp. CCC2.4 and encodes:
- a CDS encoding acyl-CoA dehydrogenase family protein, whose translation is MDLTYTTDDEAFRLMVRSYLEQHLPADLQQKVLNHKRLSKDDLVRWHKIVAQQGWVGTGWPVEYGGTGWSPVQRHIWEEECAHAGTPPILPFGVNMVAPVIMAFGNAAQKAHYLPRILSCEDWWCQGYSEPGSGSDLASLKTRAEREGDNYIVNGQKTWTTLGQHADMIFCLVRTDSGGRKQEGISFLLIDMKSPGITVRPIIMLDEDHEVNEVFFDNVSVPVQNLIGEENKGWTYAKYLLGHERTNIAAVGRAKREMEFLKRIALDQQKNGAPLLDDAVFAAKVASLEIELMALEVTVLRVISLDNAKRGPGPEASMLKIKGTEVQQALTELMLEAVGPYGLPFDPDFLHGSSEHSLAEDDDAAPLASYYFNYRKTSIYGGSNEIQKNIITQMILGL